TTTTAGTATATTGACTTTTTCGCAATAGGTGATATCATAATGATATCAAATAAATTTCATTCTATTTCAAAGGAGGAATCAACATGAATGAGAAAATATTGTCAACTAAAAAGAATGGAATGGGAATGCTTCTGCTTTTTTCTTTCCTTTATATGATTGCAATTGCCGGATGTATTTTTTCTGCTATATCCATGGGATTTTCAGTTACTGCACCTGCTATTACTGTATTGATTATCAGTATTATCTGGCTTAGTATTGGATGGGTTCCATTCCTCGGTCTGAAAGTTCTTAAACCACAGGAAGCTCTCGTACTTACTCTTTTCGGTAATTATGTGGGTACACTCAAAGAGGCTGGATTCTATTTTGTGAATCCTTTCTGTACAAGTGTAAATCCTGCTTCCAAAACAAAATTAAGCCAGAGTGGTGATGTTGATAATAACGCAAAGAAAAATGCAAATCTCTCTAACATTTTAGGAATTTCTACAACCGGAACAGCAGAAGAATCTTCAAGCAAAAAGATTTCTCTCAAGGTTATGACACTCAATAATTCCCGTCAGAAAATTAATGACTGTCTGGGAAATCCAATTGAAATCGGGATTGCTGTCACATGGCGCGTAGTGGACACAGCGAAAGCTGTTTTCAATGTAGATAATTACAAAGAATACCTTTCCCTGCAATGTGATGGTGCTCTTCGTAATATTGTCCGCATCTATCCATATGATACTGCACCTGATGTAGATACAACGGGGGATGGTCAGGCAGATGAAGGAAGTCTGCGTGGCTCCAGTGAGATTGTTGCCGCGAGAATCCGCGAAGAAATTCAGAATAAAGTGTCCGATGCAGGTCTTGAGATTATTGAAGCACGGATCACTTATCTTGCTTACGCTCCTGAAATTGCCGCTGTTATGCTTCAACGTCAGCAAGCCTCTGCAATCATTGATGCAAGAAAAATGATTGTTGACGGTGCTGTCGGAATGGTTGAAATGGCTCTTAATCAATTAAATGAAAAAGATGTTGTAGAACTGGATGAAGAACGTAAGGCTGCTATGGTATCTAATCTACTGGTTGTTCTGTGTGGTAACCATGACACCCAACCAATTATTAATTCTGGAAGCCTGTATTAATTATGGCTGAAAAGGATAATAAAAAGAAACAAGTTCCTCTGCGTCTCTCCAACAAATTGTATGACGCAATTGCAGCCTGGGCAGAAGATGATTTTCGTTCTGTAAATGGTCAGATTGAATATCTTCTGACCGAATGCGTCCGACAACGAAAGAAAAATGGGAAATATGTTTCTGAACATCTGGATGAGCCGATTGATTTAGATATTTCTTAAAAAGATAGTTTATCTCAGTCGAGAAGACTCCCACCTCTTCAGGTGGTGAGTAATAACAAATTTATCTCAGTGGGAGTCCAATCTCCGACTGAGATAAACGCTCCGCGAGGATGCGCAGTGATTCTGATAGGAATATGTCAGCTTCGCTGACCAGAATCACGCGCCAAGTCTCACGAACGTTCGACTTGAATGATATGCAAAATAAAAAAGGTCCATTGGACCTTTTTTTCGTATACATAACAATAAAAAGCCTGAGAACAATTACTGCTCTCAGGTCTTGATTCATGCGGATGGCGGGACTTGAACCCGCACGTAGTCACCTACGCAAGATTTTGAGTCTTGTGCGTCTGCCATTCCGCCACAT
This Ruminococcus hominis DNA region includes the following protein-coding sequences:
- a CDS encoding SPFH domain-containing protein, whose translation is MNEKILSTKKNGMGMLLLFSFLYMIAIAGCIFSAISMGFSVTAPAITVLIISIIWLSIGWVPFLGLKVLKPQEALVLTLFGNYVGTLKEAGFYFVNPFCTSVNPASKTKLSQSGDVDNNAKKNANLSNILGISTTGTAEESSSKKISLKVMTLNNSRQKINDCLGNPIEIGIAVTWRVVDTAKAVFNVDNYKEYLSLQCDGALRNIVRIYPYDTAPDVDTTGDGQADEGSLRGSSEIVAARIREEIQNKVSDAGLEIIEARITYLAYAPEIAAVMLQRQQASAIIDARKMIVDGAVGMVEMALNQLNEKDVVELDEERKAAMVSNLLVVLCGNHDTQPIINSGSLY
- a CDS encoding PTS ascorbate transporter subunit IIC, which encodes MAEKDNKKKQVPLRLSNKLYDAIAAWAEDDFRSVNGQIEYLLTECVRQRKKNGKYVSEHLDEPIDLDIS